One window from the genome of Enterobacteriaceae bacterium Kacie_13 encodes:
- a CDS encoding cytosine permease → MRKTESAPTTASGLRIAVILLGIAVTPVLLSSSSLGNQLSGSQLITVVALGGIILTLLSAITICVGEKARLPTYGIVKYAFGEKGAVAINILMAVSLFGWIAVTANMFGHSVHDLLAQHGLELPTSILVALGCCLFVASTAFGFAVLGKIAQVAVPVIALVLCYILYVATHGTAPVLESVSQMNTGVAVSTVVGTIIVLVATLPDFGSFVHNRKHALIAAAAAFLVAYPLLYWAGAMPSALSGQGSLLGAMATFGAVLPAALLLIFACITGNAGNMFQGTLVVSTLLTRFPRWQITLALGVLSAVVGSMDIMAWFIPFLLFLGIATPPVAGIYISDFFLYRRNGYQAEVLTREPQIKLLTFIAWLLGSAVGFMTVKGMITLTTIPSVDSILVACVCYALFSRMQKR, encoded by the coding sequence ATGCGTAAAACAGAAAGTGCTCCAACCACGGCGTCAGGCTTGCGTATTGCGGTGATTTTACTCGGCATTGCGGTCACGCCGGTTTTGCTCTCTTCCTCAAGCCTCGGCAATCAGCTGTCCGGTTCGCAGCTCATCACCGTGGTGGCGTTGGGTGGAATTATCCTCACGCTGCTTTCCGCCATCACTATCTGTGTGGGTGAAAAAGCGCGTCTGCCGACCTACGGCATTGTGAAATACGCCTTCGGCGAGAAAGGCGCGGTGGCGATTAACATTCTGATGGCGGTCAGTCTGTTCGGCTGGATTGCGGTCACTGCCAATATGTTCGGCCATTCGGTACATGATTTACTGGCGCAGCACGGGCTGGAATTACCGACCTCCATCCTCGTGGCGCTGGGTTGCTGTCTGTTTGTCGCCTCGACTGCCTTTGGTTTCGCCGTGCTCGGCAAAATCGCGCAGGTCGCGGTGCCGGTCATTGCGCTGGTGCTGTGCTACATCCTGTATGTCGCAACCCACGGCACGGCGCCGGTGCTGGAGAGCGTCAGCCAGATGAACACCGGCGTTGCGGTGTCTACCGTGGTCGGCACGATCATCGTGTTAGTCGCCACCCTGCCGGATTTCGGCAGTTTCGTGCATAACCGCAAACATGCACTGATTGCGGCAGCGGCAGCATTTCTGGTGGCCTACCCGTTGCTGTACTGGGCCGGTGCGATGCCAAGTGCCCTGAGCGGTCAGGGCTCTTTATTAGGGGCAATGGCTACCTTTGGCGCGGTCTTACCGGCAGCCCTGTTGCTGATTTTTGCCTGCATCACCGGCAATGCGGGGAATATGTTTCAAGGCACGCTGGTGGTGTCCACCCTGCTGACCCGCTTCCCGAGATGGCAAATCACGCTGGCACTCGGCGTACTTTCAGCCGTGGTGGGCAGCATGGACATCATGGCGTGGTTCATCCCTTTCCTGCTGTTTTTGGGCATCGCCACGCCGCCGGTAGCTGGGATCTATATTTCCGACTTTTTCCTCTATCGCCGCAACGGCTATCAGGCTGAGGTGTTAACACGCGAACCACAAATCAAGCTGCTGACCTTTATCGCCTGGCTGCTCGGTTCAGCCGTTGGATTTATGACGGTCAAAGGAATGATCACACTGACGACTATCCCGTCGGTGGATTCAATTCTGGTGGCCTGCGTCTGTTACGCCCTGTTTAGCCGGATGCAAAAACGGTAA
- a CDS encoding glutamyl-tRNA amidotransferase: protein MENNVLLAVNGTLMRGLELNPNMTKVGGVFVREDSTDAHYRVWTINDRHPGMIRVSQGGNTVSLEIWSLPPASFAALLSSEPAGLCIGKVKLQDGSEVLGVLAEPWLVEGQTEITETGGWRQYTGHHHTA, encoded by the coding sequence ATGGAAAACAATGTACTGCTCGCCGTAAACGGCACACTGATGCGCGGTCTGGAACTGAACCCTAATATGACTAAAGTCGGCGGCGTTTTCGTACGCGAAGACAGCACCGATGCACATTACCGTGTGTGGACGATTAACGATCGCCATCCGGGCATGATCCGCGTTTCACAGGGTGGAAATACCGTCAGTCTGGAAATTTGGTCACTGCCGCCCGCGTCATTCGCCGCGTTGTTAAGCAGCGAACCGGCCGGACTTTGCATCGGCAAAGTGAAATTACAGGACGGCAGCGAAGTTCTTGGCGTACTGGCCGAACCCTGGCTGGTCGAAGGGCAAACTGAAATCACCGAAACCGGCGGCTGGCGCCAGTACACCGGACATCACCACACAGCCTGA
- a CDS encoding carbamate kinase → MNKPLAVVAVGGNALIVNEQKNSIPDQYQAVVESVRPVVDMIEAGWDVVLTHGNGPQVGFILRRSELAASEVAPVPLDYAVGDTQGAIGYMFQKALLNELKRRGISRPVVALVTQTLVSAEDPAFQHPIKPVGAFMDEHIARQRQQELGWSIAEDAGRGWRRTVPSPLPLDILERETISTLLVQGCIVIACGGGGIPVVRNSHHQLEGVEAVIDKDLASALLAEQLGADLLLIPTGVEQVAVNFGTPQQQWLSQLTVTQAETFIHEGQFGAGSMQPKVEAIVKFINNSQQQGKSAKGLITTPDAIKAALNHQTGTWISNI, encoded by the coding sequence ATGAACAAACCGTTAGCCGTGGTGGCCGTCGGCGGCAATGCGCTGATCGTCAATGAACAGAAAAACAGTATTCCTGACCAGTATCAGGCGGTGGTCGAAAGCGTCCGTCCTGTCGTCGATATGATTGAAGCGGGTTGGGACGTGGTCCTGACCCACGGCAACGGCCCGCAGGTCGGATTTATTCTGCGCCGCTCAGAGCTGGCTGCCAGCGAAGTCGCCCCGGTACCGCTCGATTATGCGGTCGGGGACACGCAAGGCGCCATTGGTTACATGTTCCAGAAAGCGCTATTAAACGAGCTAAAACGGCGCGGCATTTCGCGTCCGGTGGTAGCGCTCGTGACGCAGACGCTGGTCAGCGCAGAAGATCCCGCGTTTCAACATCCGATCAAACCGGTTGGCGCTTTTATGGATGAACATATCGCGCGCCAGCGTCAGCAGGAACTGGGCTGGAGCATCGCCGAAGACGCCGGGCGCGGCTGGCGCAGAACCGTGCCTTCGCCACTGCCGCTCGACATTCTCGAGCGTGAAACCATCAGCACCTTGTTGGTACAGGGTTGCATTGTGATTGCCTGCGGCGGCGGCGGGATCCCGGTAGTGCGCAATTCCCACCATCAGCTCGAAGGCGTGGAAGCCGTGATCGACAAAGATCTGGCATCAGCGCTACTGGCCGAGCAGCTCGGCGCCGATCTGCTGCTGATCCCGACCGGTGTCGAACAGGTCGCAGTGAACTTCGGTACGCCGCAGCAACAGTGGCTTAGCCAGCTGACCGTGACTCAGGCCGAAACTTTTATTCATGAAGGGCAATTTGGTGCGGGCAGCATGCAGCCGAAAGTCGAAGCCATCGTGAAATTTATCAATAACAGCCAGCAACAGGGAAAGAGTGCCAAGGGGTTGATAACCACCCCAGACGCGATAAAAGCGGCACTCAATCATCAGACCGGCACCTGGATCTCTAACATTTAA
- a CDS encoding DUF1116 domain-containing protein: MNTLLNQPLCVVNAGLNSFADNLKTAGGEVVPLSWQPPALGNIEAGLELAQLLRHPLVEQANEVAFARYLSAQPALVDVLFAHEAIPAMAERKLILHSGPPIAWPDMCGPVKGAIIGAVLLEGWATDHQHAERIIESGKIDLEPCHHYHAVGPMAGIISPSMPLWVIENKTNGQRAYSNFNEGLGKVLRFGANSDDVLQRLKWMSEELAPAMKAAVHYIGELELKPLMAQALHMGDEVHNRNAAATGLLIKRLVPALLDCGLPLAQLQRCVEFITGNDHFFLNLSMAACKAMMDAAAGVPYSSMVTVMARNGVNFGIRLSGTGDRWYQAPANPVEGLFFPGYGVEEAAADLGDSAITETAGVGGFAMASSPAIVKFVGGTPADASNNSRKMQLITLGGNPAFTLPALNFAPTAAGIDARKVADRGILPIINTGIAHKQAGVGQIGAGITTAPMSCFVDALQALAQEIPA; the protein is encoded by the coding sequence ATGAATACATTACTGAATCAGCCACTTTGCGTGGTCAATGCCGGTCTGAACAGCTTTGCTGACAACCTGAAAACCGCCGGTGGCGAGGTGGTGCCGCTCAGCTGGCAGCCGCCTGCGCTGGGCAATATCGAAGCCGGGCTGGAACTGGCGCAGCTACTGCGTCATCCGCTGGTAGAGCAGGCTAATGAGGTGGCTTTCGCACGTTATCTCAGCGCCCAACCAGCGCTGGTTGACGTACTGTTCGCCCACGAAGCGATTCCGGCAATGGCCGAACGCAAACTGATCCTACACTCCGGCCCACCGATTGCCTGGCCGGACATGTGCGGGCCGGTGAAAGGCGCGATTATCGGTGCCGTTCTGTTGGAAGGCTGGGCAACCGATCATCAACATGCCGAACGCATAATCGAATCAGGAAAAATTGACCTCGAGCCTTGCCATCATTATCACGCCGTCGGCCCGATGGCCGGGATTATCAGCCCGTCGATGCCGCTGTGGGTGATTGAAAACAAAACCAACGGCCAGCGGGCGTACAGCAACTTCAACGAAGGACTGGGCAAGGTTTTACGCTTCGGCGCCAACAGCGACGATGTATTGCAACGCCTGAAATGGATGAGCGAAGAACTGGCGCCAGCCATGAAAGCCGCGGTTCATTACATCGGCGAGCTGGAACTGAAACCGCTGATGGCGCAGGCCCTGCACATGGGCGACGAAGTGCATAACCGCAACGCGGCGGCGACAGGATTGCTGATCAAACGTCTGGTGCCTGCGCTGCTCGACTGCGGCCTGCCGCTGGCTCAGTTGCAACGCTGCGTGGAATTTATCACTGGCAACGATCACTTCTTCCTCAATCTGTCGATGGCTGCCTGCAAAGCGATGATGGATGCCGCCGCTGGCGTGCCTTACAGCTCGATGGTCACCGTTATGGCGCGTAACGGCGTTAATTTCGGCATACGTCTTTCCGGCACCGGCGACCGCTGGTATCAGGCACCGGCTAATCCGGTGGAAGGCTTGTTCTTCCCAGGCTACGGCGTGGAAGAAGCCGCCGCCGATCTGGGTGACAGCGCCATCACCGAAACAGCCGGTGTCGGTGGCTTTGCAATGGCATCGTCTCCGGCGATTGTGAAATTCGTCGGCGGAACGCCAGCCGATGCTTCTAATAACAGCCGCAAAATGCAGTTAATCACCCTTGGCGGTAATCCGGCATTTACCCTGCCTGCGCTGAATTTCGCGCCGACCGCTGCGGGTATCGACGCCCGTAAAGTCGCCGACCGCGGCATCCTTCCGATCATCAATACCGGCATCGCCCACAAACAGGCGGGCGTCGGCCAGATTGGCGCGGGCATCACCACCGCACCGATGTCCTGTTTTGTCGATGCCCTTCAGGCGCTGGCTCAGGAGATCCCGGCATGA
- the fdrA gene encoding acyl-CoA synthetase FdrA, which translates to MSVMYQVFNNMYQDSVSLMQISAKINKQPGIEQASVVMGTQTNLAQLADVGLGNDVKAGPNDLIIAVMGDEAACNDAITLARELLNSKPKETSNDGVTAPNLVSLDMALERHPEINLALISVPGDYAAAEAMKALQLDMNVMLFSDNVSLAQEKQIKTLAREKNRLVMGPDCGTAIINGMPLGFANVVKRGAVGVVGASGTGVQEVTCRVDHLGAGISQALGTGGHDLHEEIGGISMLYGLQMLAEDPQTQVIVLISKPPARDVAERILEQASACGKTVVVNFLGANPADITRDRVFAATTLSQAADMAVALLDGKPSVTEFGDIINPEQCHELPATRTDIRGVFAGGTFCYESQLICQQQGFSATSNTPVFGNKKPDDLWHSSGHTVIDMGDDDYTRGKPHPMIDPTLRNQRIAAELNDPHTAVLLFDLVLGYGAAAEPATELLEILAQHPRDQRPMLVAHVCGTEADPQQRSRQIASLREAGVWVAECNAQAALWACQIARIQAEKKEAQ; encoded by the coding sequence ATGAGTGTCATGTATCAGGTTTTCAATAACATGTATCAGGACTCTGTTTCGCTGATGCAAATCTCTGCCAAAATTAACAAACAGCCGGGTATTGAGCAGGCATCGGTAGTGATGGGGACACAAACTAATCTGGCGCAGCTGGCCGACGTCGGGCTGGGTAATGACGTCAAGGCCGGTCCCAATGATCTGATTATCGCCGTCATGGGTGACGAAGCAGCCTGCAACGATGCCATAACGCTGGCGCGCGAACTGCTCAACAGCAAGCCGAAGGAAACCAGTAACGACGGCGTCACCGCACCCAATCTGGTCAGTCTGGACATGGCGCTGGAGCGTCATCCGGAGATCAATCTGGCGCTGATTTCGGTGCCCGGCGATTACGCCGCCGCCGAAGCAATGAAAGCATTGCAGCTGGATATGAACGTGATGCTGTTCAGCGATAATGTCAGCCTTGCGCAGGAAAAGCAGATCAAAACGCTGGCCCGTGAGAAAAACCGGCTAGTGATGGGCCCGGACTGCGGTACGGCGATCATCAACGGCATGCCGCTAGGCTTCGCTAACGTCGTGAAACGTGGCGCTGTGGGCGTGGTCGGCGCGTCGGGGACCGGCGTGCAAGAAGTCACCTGCCGCGTGGATCACCTCGGCGCGGGCATTTCTCAGGCACTCGGCACCGGCGGCCATGATCTGCATGAAGAGATCGGCGGCATTTCTATGCTCTACGGCTTGCAGATGCTGGCCGAAGACCCGCAAACGCAGGTCATCGTACTGATTTCCAAACCGCCAGCCCGCGACGTGGCAGAACGTATTCTTGAGCAGGCAAGCGCCTGCGGCAAAACGGTGGTGGTGAATTTCCTCGGTGCCAACCCCGCAGATATCACCCGCGATCGCGTTTTCGCCGCCACCACTTTATCGCAAGCTGCTGATATGGCTGTGGCACTGCTTGATGGCAAACCCTCAGTGACAGAGTTCGGCGACATCATCAACCCTGAGCAATGCCATGAATTACCGGCAACGCGCACCGATATTCGCGGCGTCTTTGCCGGTGGCACCTTCTGTTATGAAAGCCAGCTGATTTGTCAACAGCAGGGCTTTAGCGCGACCTCCAACACACCGGTTTTTGGCAACAAAAAGCCCGATGATTTGTGGCACAGCAGTGGTCACACCGTGATCGACATGGGCGATGACGATTACACCCGAGGCAAACCGCACCCGATGATCGACCCGACCCTGCGCAATCAGCGCATTGCCGCCGAATTAAACGATCCGCACACCGCCGTTCTGCTGTTTGATCTGGTACTCGGTTACGGCGCCGCCGCGGAACCGGCAACCGAGTTGCTGGAAATTCTCGCGCAGCATCCGCGTGACCAACGCCCGATGCTGGTCGCCCACGTCTGCGGTACCGAAGCCGATCCGCAACAACGTTCACGTCAAATAGCCTCATTGCGCGAGGCTGGCGTTTGGGTTGCCGAATGTAATGCGCAGGCCGCGCTATGGGCCTGCCAGATTGCCCGCATTCAGGCTGAAAAGAAGGAAGCACAATAA
- a CDS encoding DUF2877 domain-containing protein — MNFMADDGHLLTLLDASRYPNLPDAVRLQLPPSWDWREMSGKLAGLDSADIWQPELRLAQAAEKPLHYATLADELGKQPVESELMLLPSGDSSKRQPLISLHDPLDQLTFQVARLVGFGRGLTPDGDDYLLGYLAALWRWQEVAAIAGHARQIRQIIAGQLVWTNDISAHYLRRALHGHFSEPLCELLALLTLSASHAQITAATQKVMQCGASSGADCLAGLLHGMRTLQTAL; from the coding sequence ATGAATTTCATGGCGGATGACGGACACCTGCTGACGCTGCTCGATGCCAGCCGGTATCCGAACCTTCCCGATGCGGTACGCCTTCAACTGCCGCCTTCCTGGGACTGGCGGGAAATGAGCGGCAAACTGGCGGGGCTGGATAGCGCTGATATCTGGCAGCCGGAACTTCGGTTAGCGCAGGCCGCAGAAAAACCACTGCACTACGCCACGCTGGCAGACGAACTGGGTAAACAGCCGGTGGAAAGCGAATTAATGCTGCTGCCCAGTGGTGATAGTTCGAAGCGCCAGCCACTGATTTCGCTGCACGACCCCCTCGATCAACTGACGTTTCAGGTGGCGAGGTTAGTCGGCTTCGGACGCGGATTGACGCCGGACGGCGACGACTATCTGCTCGGTTATCTGGCCGCATTATGGCGGTGGCAGGAGGTGGCAGCCATCGCCGGACATGCCCGTCAGATCCGGCAAATTATCGCCGGGCAGCTCGTCTGGACCAACGACATCAGCGCGCATTATCTGCGGCGCGCGCTACACGGGCATTTCTCTGAGCCATTGTGTGAACTGCTTGCGCTGCTGACACTTTCCGCCAGCCACGCACAAATTACGGCAGCGACTCAGAAGGTGATGCAGTGCGGTGCCAGCTCAGGAGCGGATTGTCTGGCCGGTCTGCTGCACGGAATGCGCACGCTACAGACCGCGTTGTAA
- a CDS encoding isochorismatase family protein, which translates to MTTHKFQAEPFALPFDPQTTALVMIDMQRDFVEPGGFGEALGNDVSLVRTAIAPCKKVLDAARAHQMLVIHTREGHRADLSDCPPAKLTRGGQTFIGTKGPMGRILVRGEVGHDIIPELYPVAGEPVIDKPGKGAFYQTDLHLVLQNHGIKTLIVCGVTTEVCVTTTVREANDRGFECIIPQDCVGSYFPEFQKYALEMIKAQGAIFGWVSDAHAIVRALNAKV; encoded by the coding sequence ATGACAACGCATAAATTTCAGGCCGAACCTTTCGCGTTACCTTTTGATCCGCAAACCACCGCGCTGGTAATGATCGACATGCAGCGTGATTTCGTTGAACCCGGCGGGTTTGGCGAAGCACTGGGCAACGATGTTTCATTAGTGCGCACCGCCATTGCGCCGTGCAAAAAAGTGCTGGATGCCGCACGCGCTCACCAGATGTTGGTCATTCACACCCGCGAAGGACACCGCGCTGACCTGAGCGACTGCCCGCCAGCTAAACTGACTCGTGGTGGCCAGACATTTATCGGCACCAAAGGCCCGATGGGCCGCATTCTGGTGCGCGGTGAAGTCGGTCACGACATCATTCCTGAGCTCTATCCGGTGGCCGGTGAACCGGTTATCGATAAACCGGGCAAAGGCGCGTTTTACCAGACTGATCTGCATTTGGTGCTGCAAAATCACGGCATCAAAACCCTCATCGTCTGCGGCGTGACCACCGAAGTGTGCGTCACCACCACCGTGCGCGAAGCCAACGATCGCGGCTTTGAGTGCATCATTCCTCAGGACTGCGTCGGCTCCTATTTTCCTGAGTTCCAGAAATACGCACTGGAGATGATCAAAGCGCAGGGCGCCATTTTCGGCTGGGTCAGCGATGCCCATGCTATCGTCAGAGCCTTAAACGCGAAGGTGTAA
- the urtE gene encoding urea ABC transporter ATP-binding subunit UrtE: MLQVSELNQFYGGSHILRGLSFEAKIGEVTCLLGRNGVGKTTLLKCLMGLIPAKSGTISWQDQVINTRKPHQRVQAGIAYVPQGREIFPRLTVEENLLMGLSRFSGSDAKQVPDEIYHLFPILLEMKHRRGGDLSGGQQQQLAIGRALACKPGLLILDEPTEGIQPSVIKEIGAVIKQLAAKGDMAILLVEQFYDFAAELADSYLVMSRGSIVKRGRGEEMEAEGVRGLVAI, encoded by the coding sequence ATGTTGCAAGTGAGTGAACTTAATCAGTTTTACGGCGGCAGCCACATTCTGCGCGGCCTGTCGTTTGAGGCGAAAATCGGCGAAGTCACCTGCCTGCTCGGGCGCAACGGCGTGGGTAAAACCACGCTGCTCAAATGCCTGATGGGGCTTATCCCGGCGAAATCCGGCACTATCAGCTGGCAGGATCAGGTGATAAACACCCGCAAACCACATCAGCGCGTACAGGCGGGCATCGCCTATGTCCCGCAGGGGCGCGAAATTTTTCCGCGCCTGACAGTAGAAGAAAACCTGCTGATGGGGCTGTCACGCTTTTCCGGTAGCGATGCGAAACAGGTACCAGACGAAATCTACCACTTGTTCCCGATCCTGCTGGAAATGAAACATCGCCGCGGCGGTGATTTATCCGGCGGCCAGCAGCAACAGTTGGCGATTGGCCGGGCGCTGGCCTGCAAACCCGGCCTGCTGATCCTCGACGAACCCACCGAAGGCATTCAGCCGTCTGTTATTAAAGAGATTGGCGCGGTTATTAAACAACTGGCCGCCAAAGGCGATATGGCTATCCTGCTGGTCGAGCAATTCTACGACTTCGCCGCCGAACTGGCCGACAGCTACCTGGTGATGTCACGCGGCAGCATCGTGAAGCGCGGTCGCGGGGAAGAAATGGAGGCGGAAGGTGTGCGGGGGTTGGTGGCGATTTAA
- the urtD gene encoding urea ABC transporter ATP-binding protein UrtD gives MTMTEDLFTQPHLADRHREQTDPILQLENINVSFDGFKALTNLSLNIGVGELRCVIGPNGAGKTTLMDVITGKTKPQSGRVFYDQRTDLTRLDPVRIAQSGIGRKFQKPTVFEALTVFENLEIAQKTNKSVWACLRAKMNSEQRDRIDEMLGTLRLSAERHRPAGLLSHGQKQFLEIGMLLVQEPHLLLLDEPAAGMTDAETEYTAELFKQLAGKHSLMVVEHDMGFVESIADHVTVLHQGQVLAEGSLKQVQANEQVIDVYLGR, from the coding sequence ATGACCATGACCGAAGATCTGTTTACCCAGCCGCATCTGGCGGACAGGCACCGCGAACAGACTGATCCGATTTTGCAGCTGGAAAACATCAACGTCAGTTTTGACGGTTTTAAGGCACTGACCAACTTGTCTCTGAACATCGGTGTCGGCGAACTGCGCTGTGTGATTGGCCCCAATGGCGCGGGAAAAACGACATTGATGGACGTCATCACCGGCAAAACCAAACCGCAGAGCGGGCGGGTTTTTTACGATCAGCGCACCGATCTGACCAGACTCGATCCGGTGCGCATCGCGCAGTCCGGCATTGGCCGTAAATTCCAGAAGCCGACGGTTTTCGAAGCGCTGACTGTATTCGAAAATCTGGAGATCGCGCAGAAGACCAATAAATCAGTCTGGGCGTGTCTGCGCGCCAAAATGAACAGCGAACAGCGCGACCGCATCGATGAAATGCTCGGCACGCTGCGGCTCTCGGCGGAACGGCATCGTCCGGCGGGTTTGCTGTCGCACGGCCAGAAACAGTTTTTGGAGATCGGCATGCTGCTGGTGCAGGAACCGCATTTGCTGCTGCTCGACGAACCGGCGGCGGGCATGACCGACGCCGAAACCGAATACACCGCCGAGCTGTTTAAACAGCTGGCGGGCAAGCATTCGCTGATGGTGGTCGAGCACGATATGGGATTTGTAGAAAGCATCGCTGACCACGTCACCGTGCTGCATCAGGGGCAGGTGCTGGCGGAAGGCTCGCTGAAACAGGTTCAGGCCAACGAGCAGGTGATCGACGTTTATTTAGGACGCTGA
- the urtC gene encoding urea ABC transporter permease subunit UrtC has product MSQPLTLTGVQKAPKIAISVGALVLIALIVMPFLALLPAENPLSISTYTLTLVGKILCYAIVAIALDLVWGYAGLLSLGHGLFFALGGYAMGMYLMRQAAGNGLPDFMSFLSWTELPWFWAGTQHFAWALCLIVLVPGTLAFVFGYFAFRSKIKGVYFSIMTQALTYAGMLLFFRNETGFGGNNGFTGFTTLLGFQVTATGTRVGLFLMTVLVLVASLALGFALARSKYGRVLTAVRDAENRLIFCGYDPKGFKLFVWTVSAMLCGLAGALYVPQVGIINPGEMSPTNSIEAAIWVALGGRGTLIGPILGAGIVNGAKSWFTVAIPEYWQFVLGGMFIVVTLFLPHGVIGLLRKRKS; this is encoded by the coding sequence ATGAGCCAACCTCTAACCCTAACCGGCGTGCAGAAAGCGCCGAAAATTGCGATTTCCGTGGGCGCGTTGGTGTTGATTGCGCTGATCGTCATGCCGTTTCTGGCGCTGCTGCCGGCGGAGAATCCGCTTTCGATCTCCACATATACTCTGACGCTGGTCGGCAAGATCCTCTGCTATGCGATCGTCGCGATCGCCCTCGATCTGGTATGGGGCTACGCCGGTTTGCTGTCGCTCGGTCACGGGCTGTTTTTCGCCCTCGGCGGTTACGCGATGGGCATGTACCTGATGCGACAGGCCGCGGGCAATGGCCTGCCGGATTTTATGTCCTTTCTCTCATGGACCGAGCTGCCGTGGTTTTGGGCAGGCACTCAGCACTTCGCGTGGGCGCTGTGCCTGATTGTCCTCGTGCCCGGTACGCTGGCATTTGTGTTTGGCTACTTTGCCTTTCGTTCGAAAATCAAAGGCGTCTATTTTTCGATCATGACCCAGGCGCTGACCTACGCCGGAATGTTGCTGTTTTTCCGCAATGAGACGGGCTTTGGCGGCAATAACGGGTTCACCGGTTTCACCACCCTGCTCGGTTTTCAGGTCACCGCCACCGGTACCCGTGTCGGATTATTTTTGATGACCGTTTTGGTTCTGGTCGCCAGTCTGGCCCTCGGCTTTGCGCTGGCGCGCAGTAAATATGGCCGCGTGCTGACCGCCGTGCGCGACGCCGAAAACCGGCTGATATTCTGCGGCTACGATCCGAAAGGGTTCAAGCTGTTTGTCTGGACGGTGTCCGCGATGCTGTGCGGGCTGGCGGGGGCGCTGTACGTCCCGCAGGTCGGCATCATTAATCCGGGCGAGATGTCACCGACCAACTCCATCGAAGCCGCGATCTGGGTGGCGCTCGGCGGGCGCGGCACGCTGATCGGCCCGATTCTGGGCGCAGGCATCGTTAACGGCGCGAAAAGCTGGTTCACCGTCGCCATTCCCGAATACTGGCAGTTTGTGCTCGGCGGTATGTTCATTGTCGTGACGCTGTTCCTGCCGCACGGCGTGATTGGCCTGCTGCGCAAGAGGAAATCCTGA